A window of Thalassophryne amazonica chromosome 21, fThaAma1.1, whole genome shotgun sequence contains these coding sequences:
- the LOC117502540 gene encoding dicentracin-like — protein MKCFMIFLVLTLVVLMAEPGEGFFGRLKAMFRGMKTGWKGYTKKRDYEKMERRYGPNWRNDQGNNQQPSPMDYQQPPVNDPLAAPYNGR, from the exons ATGAAGTGCTTCATGATCTTTCTGGTTTTGACGCTGGTCGTCCTCATGGCAGAACCTGGCGAGGGTTTCTTTGGCCGCTTAAAAGCAATGTTCCGGGGTATGAAAACTGGATGGAAAG GTTACACGAAGAAGCGTGACTATGAGAAGATGGAAAGGAG GTATGGTCCTAACTGGCGCAATGATCAGGGCAATAATCAGCAACCATCACCGATGGATTACCAACAACCTCCAGTCAACGACCCTTTAGCTGCACCATATAATGGCCGCTGA